Proteins from one Nilaparvata lugens isolate BPH chromosome 10, ASM1435652v1, whole genome shotgun sequence genomic window:
- the LOC120353347 gene encoding uncharacterized protein LOC120353347 — protein MYYVFKYVVSFEEVKKKWRGIRDIFRREFKRANAHKSGDPGEEYIPKWLYYKIMLFLKDTITSRDLTGSVPSEVDECDEPEPDVLSEFPPENDIATSPQISSPSTQTKIPSQTVFKSPPKKASKRPKETSTIDNKLLKIEEEKLKLFKGNMADSEMQFLMSLHPFLKQVPPARQLAVRASIIRVIDDENTQQYSPSPSFHSSSADECRSHSSSSSMNYMVLQNATSSNQQGLQTYFEDFDSTKVHL, from the exons ATGTACTATGTTTTCAAGTATGTTGTATCGT TTGAAGAAGTTAAGAAGAAATGGAGAGGTATACGAGACATTTTTAGGAGGGAATTTAAAAGAGCTAATGCGCATAAATCTGGTGACCCAGGAGAAGAGTATATCCCTAAATGGCTGTATTACAAAATCATGTTGTTTCTAAAAGATACAATTACTTCAAGAGACTTGACAGGTAGCGTCCCATCTGAGGTTGATGAATGTGATGAGCCAGAGCCTGACGTTTTAAGCGAGTTTCCCCCAGAAAATGATATTGCGACCTCACCACAAATTTCGTCACCATCAACACAAACAAAAATACCCTCCCAGACTGTCTTCAAGTCACCACCGAAGAAAGCATCCAAACGGCCCAAGGAGACATCTACTATTGACAACAAACTTCtcaaaattgaagaagaaaagcTAAAACTTTTTAAAGGGAATATGGCTGATAGCGAAATGCAGTTTTTGATGAGTCTGCACCCTTTTCTAAAACAGGTACCCCCTGCTCGTCAGCTGGCAGTACGTGCAAGTATTATTCGAGTGATTGATGATGAAAACACTCAACAGTATTCCCCGAGCCCTTCCTTCCACTCATCTAGTGCTGATGAATGTCGAAGTCATTCCTCATCTTCAAGTATGAATTACATGGTCCTACAAAACGCTACATCATCTAATCAACAGGGGCTTCAAACGTATTTTGAAGATTTCGATTCTACAAAAGTTCATCTCTAA